Genomic segment of Peromyscus leucopus breed LL Stock chromosome 23, UCI_PerLeu_2.1, whole genome shotgun sequence:
GCCGCCGCCCTGCGGGGCGGGGCGTGGAGTGTGGGTCCCGGGGCCCGCAGCCTGGACCTTTCCCTGTGGATCCGCTTTGGAAGCGAAGCCTGGGCCCCGGTGCAGGGCAGCCCGAAAACGTCCCCGCACAGCCCGTGCCCACATTTCTTTGCTTCTCCGCCTCCGTAGTGAGAAAGGCGGGGCGACGCGCGCGATACTGACGACATTAGAGTGCGCCGTGGTCGCCGTCGCAGCCGCCGCCATCGCCATGAACAGCGTCGGGGAGGCTTGCACTGACATGAAGCGGGAGTACGATCAATGCTTCAACCGCTGGTTTGCCGAGAAGTTCCTCAAAGGGGACGGCTCCGGGGACCCCTGCACAGACCTCTTCAAACGCTACCAACAGTGTGTCCAGGTGAGCCTCGCCCCAGACCCGCCGCAGACGCCGCCGCAGCCAGCCCTCTTCGCCATCCCTCGAAACTGGGTCTCTTCTTGACACACGGGGATGCTTTTGTGGTGCTTTGCTTTCTGCGGAGTACAGTAGCATCTTCTGGTTCCTTTATTTGGTGCTCATTCTAAACTTGCAAAGTAGCCGTAGTTATCCAACAGTTAAAAAAactgttggggatttagctcagtggtagagcgtttgcctagcaagcgcaaggccctgggtttgatcctcaactcttaaaaaacaaagaaacaaacaaaaaacctgcgtgtgtgtgtgtgtgtgtgtgtgtgtgtgtgtgtgtgtccgtgtccgcgATGAGGGTAGGGACAACTTCccggaattggttttctccttccacgtTTATGTGGGCTCCGGAGATTGAGTTCAGGTCACCGGGCTTGGCCGCAAGACGTTGTTATCTGTATCTTACAGATGGAAAACTAGCACTCAAAAGTAGTGATTGGTTCAATCACTAGCACAATCAGATGCACTAGTGTCTGGTGACCAATgattattttgttggtggtgcaACGTTTCATTGTTATTAGAAGTGAATGGTGTTTACTGTTTTCTAGACTGTGGACATCGCGGTGGTCCTCACTGTTTTGTTATGATCTCTTTTTGGCCCTGTTTTTCCCCATCAATTCCCAGTTGCAGCTCTTAAGGTTTGATTCCAGACCAGCAGATGCACCTGCTCCATTCCAGGAGCGATTTTTAGCCAATTCTCAGACAGTGAAGGCGACTCAGTCGCATAGCCGCTGATACGGAATAGATTTGAACACTGACAGGAAGACAAAGTAGTGgtacctcctgcctctgcctcccaagaactggtgTGAATACCACACAGGAGTTACTATCTTTACAGTGGTACTTCCTGTTAAAacaatgctgggtgtggtggtacacacctttaaccaggaggcagaggcagaggcatgtgggaGTCCtgggctagccaggactacatagtgacacCATGTCTCAAAGGGTGTCCTTTGACTTGTGGTTCACTTTGGTTTACTTTTGTGCCATTACACTGCAGTTATAAAACACTGACTTCAAGCTTctatagacttttttttcttcctgtttttcgagagagggtttctctgtgtagcccaggctgtcctagaactcactctgtagaccaggctggtcttgaactcagagatccacctggctctgcctctcagtgctaggattaaaggtgtgggccaccaccgctcagctacTTCCATAGACTTTGataatacattttcttcttctttcagaAAGCAATAAAGGAGAAAGAGATTCCTATAGAAGGACTGGAGTTCATGGGCCATGGCAAAGAAAAGCCTGAAAGCTCCTCTTGACCTGCTTGTCACTTGGAAGATGTCGGTACATTGAGAGGCCTCTGGATTGTGTCAGCTAGGCTGTGAAGCTAGCCATGGGATTCCAGGAGTTTAAGAGGGGAGTTTTATTTCTTCCCTCTTGGTATTCTCCTCTCACTTCTAAAAGAGCAGCTGTCCCTCTTGCTTTGAGAGTTTCACTTTTGCTGGCATCTTGCAGGGACTCCATGTGCTACAATGGAACAGCTTCTTGGGGTTTTGGTTATAATAATACATGGTTTGGAATCAGCTTTAACTAGTCCTTGGATGTAAATAATGACAAGCTGGTCATGATCAAGGTTGCCTGACAGCTTTTGCTGCAGAGGACACTACACGGGAGTCATTATTCATGAGCACAGTTGGTCAGGACCTCTTTTTCCTCTCAGGGAGCTAATGCTCTGAAAAGGGATCCGGACACAACAGTTTCAATCACTGCTTGGGAACATGATTGTATTTTTATAGTAACGGTTATAACTGCTGGCGGCCTGGGTAAACGAAGTAGAAGACAGCTTTACTCAGCTCCTGCCTTAACGAGGTGTCGGATTAACTTGTAAAAGCTTCAGAAATGGCATAAACATCACTTTGGAGCTCACAGCGCCGCTCATAGCTCCACACCTGGAGTGGCTGTGGAAGAATCACCTACATTACAGCTTTGCTGTTGCCAACTTTCAACTCCGTGAATTAAGGTCAATCTGCATAGCATATAAAAGGC
This window contains:
- the Triap1 gene encoding TP53-regulated inhibitor of apoptosis 1 produces the protein MNSVGEACTDMKREYDQCFNRWFAEKFLKGDGSGDPCTDLFKRYQQCVQKAIKEKEIPIEGLEFMGHGKEKPESSS